The genomic region aaaatacTCAGCGTGTTGGACAAGTGCAAGCGGCATGGCTGCGGTCCCTCGCCAAACGGCTCACTCGCATAAAGCCACATCCCCAGCGTCTCCCACCCCACTGTGGGGCACGTGCAGTttatgggtgtgtgtgtgtgtgtgtgtgtgtgtgtgtgtgtgtgtgtatgtgcgaATGGATTACCCATGCATCGTCTCACGTACTCACACGCCTCACATGCACATggtcttttctcttccccccccctcccactgcCATCTCACCTCATCTCCGCCTTCCCTCACAACgcgcaagagagggaaaaggagagcgcgGCAAACACGTGTGTATAtcgaaagaggaaagaaaataAACTCGGAAAAACAACGCGCCAAGCAAAAGTAGTCGGCAGACACACAATTTTTGCCCCGCCACGGCACTGCATAAACGTCATGATTCAGTTCCTGTTGCTGATGAGCCGCCAGGGCAAGATACGGCTGTCCAAGTGGTATGTGACGCTCTCGCAGAAGGAGCAGGCCAAGATAATCCGTGAAGTGAGCCAGGCGGCGCTTGGCCGCTCTTCTCGCCTGTCCAATATGTTCGAGATTGAGGGGCGCAAGTACGTTTGCCGCCGTTACGCCTCTCTGTACTTCATCGCCTGCGTCGACAAGACAGACAACGAGCTGATGACGCTGGAAATCATCCACCACTTTGTCGAGGTGCTGGATCAGTACTTCGGCAACGTCTGCGAGCTCGACTTGATCTTCAACTTCCACCGCGCGTACTTCATCCTTGACGAGGTGCTGCTAGGCGgggagctgcagctgagcaACAAGCGCGGCATACTCGACTACATCGACCGGCttgacgccgccgcggagcGCAGCGAAGCCCGGCTCGAGGGTGGCTCTCTTGTTGACCAGATGACCAACGCCATCAAGGGTGTCTGACGGGTGCACTTTAACGTCCCCAGGACGCCATCGTATTGGGGTGTCTTTttccccaaaaaaaaaagaatgcGGCCCGCGAGTACCCCTttcgcacccccccccccccaagcCAAAACGGGGAAAGCGCCCGCACAGCAGGCAAACCAAGAAGCCCCGCGTGCCAAGATCCCAAAAAGCAGGACGAGAGATCCCCCAACAAACCCGAAAGGGTCGAGGGCACCACGCATTCCCCATGAGATATGCCAATGCCTGAGGTGAACGGTCCACGTAGATACGCTCTTGTTTTTCAGTCTTCCATGCCATAAACAAGCAaatacacacgc from Leishmania braziliensis MHOM/BR/75/M2904 complete genome, chromosome 29 harbors:
- a CDS encoding putative sigma adaptin, which produces MIQFLLLMSRQGKIRLSKWYVTLSQKEQAKIIREVSQAALGRSSRLSNMFEIEGRKYVCRRYASLYFIACVDKTDNELMTLEIIHHFVEVLDQYFGNVCELDLIFNFHRAYFILDEVLLGGELQLSNKRGILDYIDRLDAAAERSEARLEGGSLVDQMTNAIKGV